One window from the genome of Desulforamulus ruminis DSM 2154 encodes:
- a CDS encoding acetate/propionate family kinase, which yields MLILVVNSGSSSIKYKLMDMERETVLLSGLAERIGLHGSKVKQTSDTGELVLEQDLPDHKVAMEIVLRCITDPQYGAINDVSSIKAVGHRIVHGGENFKKSMVVTDELIQGLEEIADLAPLHTIPHIVTIKSCRELISHAPQVTVFDTAFHQTIPKYAHMYGVPYELYQKYKIRRYGFHGTSHKYVSGRAAEILGKPLNELKIVVCHLGNGSSITAVGNGASIDTSMGFTPLAGLPMGSRTGDMDPAVVPFIMEKENLNVNEINDLMNKKSGVLGVSGVSSDFRDLEEAAEKGHERAELALSMFAYSIIKYVGAYTAALGGLDLLVFTGGIGENSKDMRARVLKGLAYTGLEVDEENNNTRGKEIIISKPGSKITAMVVPTNEELMIARETKALV from the coding sequence TTGCTCATTCTGGTCGTAAACTCTGGCAGTTCTTCAATTAAATACAAATTAATGGATATGGAGAGGGAAACGGTTCTTTTATCCGGCCTGGCGGAACGAATCGGCTTACATGGCTCCAAAGTCAAGCAAACTTCGGACACCGGAGAACTGGTGCTGGAACAGGATCTGCCTGATCATAAGGTAGCCATGGAAATTGTTCTAAGGTGTATTACTGATCCCCAATACGGAGCCATCAACGATGTTTCCAGCATCAAGGCCGTTGGTCACCGGATTGTCCACGGTGGAGAAAATTTCAAGAAATCCATGGTGGTTACCGATGAATTGATTCAGGGACTGGAGGAAATTGCCGACCTGGCTCCTTTACACACCATCCCTCACATTGTAACCATTAAGAGCTGCCGGGAACTGATCTCCCATGCTCCCCAGGTAACTGTATTTGATACTGCCTTTCACCAGACCATACCCAAATACGCCCATATGTATGGCGTTCCCTATGAGCTTTACCAGAAATACAAGATCCGCAGGTATGGATTTCACGGCACTTCCCACAAATATGTTTCCGGTCGGGCGGCAGAAATTTTAGGAAAGCCCCTAAATGAGTTAAAAATTGTGGTCTGCCATTTAGGCAACGGTTCCAGTATTACGGCGGTGGGGAACGGTGCTTCTATCGATACTTCCATGGGCTTTACACCGCTGGCGGGACTTCCCATGGGCTCCCGTACCGGCGATATGGATCCGGCTGTGGTTCCCTTTATTATGGAAAAGGAAAACCTCAATGTTAACGAAATCAATGATCTGATGAACAAGAAAAGCGGGGTACTGGGTGTATCGGGCGTCAGCAGTGATTTTCGGGATCTGGAAGAGGCGGCTGAAAAGGGTCACGAGCGGGCGGAGTTGGCTTTGAGCATGTTTGCTTACAGCATCATTAAATATGTTGGCGCCTATACGGCGGCACTGGGCGGTCTAGACCTGCTGGTTTTCACCGGCGGCATCGGTGAAAATTCAAAAGATATGCGGGCCAGAGTTTTAAAGGGCTTGGCTTATACCGGTCTGGAAGTGGACGAGGAAAACAACAATACCCGTGGCAAAGAAATCATTATCAGCAAGCCCGGGTCCAAAATTACGGCCATGGTGGTGCCTACCAACGAAGAGTTAATGATTGCCAGGGAAACAAAGGCTTTAGTTTAA